A genomic window from Nitrospirota bacterium includes:
- a CDS encoding ABC transporter ATP-binding protein codes for MSSSDPPPDTPPLIQLRGVTKVYGAGDAAMHALRGIDLRIEKGEFVAVMGPSGSGKSTCMNILGCLDTPTAGTYHFKGVEVGALTRNQRALLRRQYLGFVFQGYNLLNRTSALENVELPLIYRGVPVGRRHEQAREALHVVGLKGWEHHTQGELSGGQQQRVAIARAIVTQPAVLLADEPTGNLDTARGREIMDLLTTLNRGHEITVVMVTHEPDMAAYARRTVKFLDGVVASDASQQEVA; via the coding sequence GTGAGTTCGAGTGACCCTCCCCCCGACACGCCGCCGCTGATCCAACTGCGGGGCGTGACCAAGGTATACGGCGCGGGTGACGCCGCCATGCACGCGTTACGCGGGATCGATCTGCGGATCGAGAAGGGTGAGTTTGTCGCGGTGATGGGGCCGAGCGGATCAGGGAAGAGCACCTGCATGAATATTCTGGGTTGCCTCGATACACCGACGGCGGGAACCTATCACTTCAAAGGCGTCGAGGTCGGCGCGCTCACCCGTAACCAGCGCGCCCTGTTGCGCCGTCAATACCTGGGATTTGTATTTCAGGGGTATAACCTCCTCAACCGGACGTCGGCATTGGAAAACGTGGAACTCCCCCTGATCTACCGCGGAGTCCCGGTCGGTCGGCGGCATGAACAAGCTCGGGAGGCGTTGCACGTCGTGGGGCTGAAAGGATGGGAACACCACACGCAGGGCGAGTTGTCCGGCGGCCAGCAGCAGCGCGTCGCCATTGCCCGGGCCATTGTCACCCAGCCCGCCGTGCTGCTCGCCGATGAGCCGACCGGCAATCTGGACACGGCGCGCGGCCGCGAAATCATGGACTTGCTCACGACGTTGAACCGTGGCCACGAGATCACGGTGGTCATGGTGACCCACGAACCCGACATGGCCGCCTACGCGAGGCGCACCGTGAAGTTCCTGGATGGCGTGGTGGCGAGCGACGCGTCGCAGCAAGAGGTGGCCTGA
- a CDS encoding efflux RND transporter periplasmic adaptor subunit, with the protein MSKPTTEYANDVAKALGIGTTSRWTRLKRWAAWGVVAIAAAAVGVLWLARSGTETVRYKTEPVTRGDLVVTVSATGTLEPTNQVDVGIEVSGTIKTVDVDYNDRVKVGQILARLDTTKLEAQALQTEAALGSARAKVLQAQANVREAEAQLARLVRVRELSRGKVPSQQELDAAQAALDRSRADEAAASAVVSQNQATLDANRTDLSKAVIRSPINGVVLKRSVEPGQTVAASFQAPVLFTIAEDLTNMELQVDVDEADVGQVNAGQDATFTVDAYPDRTFPARITKVRYGSQTVAGVVTYKAVLTVDNSSLSLRPGMTATAAITVERVTDAILVPNASLRFTPPTPEPRESTGGGLLSRILPRPLRPAPSSRDEMRPGTRDQRVWIVSNGELEAVPVTTGATDGVMTEVTEGRVEPGMAVVVDRVTAKP; encoded by the coding sequence ATGAGCAAGCCCACCACCGAGTATGCAAACGATGTCGCCAAGGCCTTGGGCATCGGGACCACCTCACGTTGGACGCGGCTGAAGCGTTGGGCGGCGTGGGGAGTGGTGGCGATCGCCGCCGCCGCTGTGGGCGTCCTCTGGCTGGCGCGCAGCGGGACCGAGACCGTTCGATACAAAACAGAGCCGGTCACGCGCGGTGACCTTGTTGTCACTGTCAGCGCCACCGGGACTCTCGAACCGACCAACCAGGTCGATGTGGGGATCGAGGTCTCCGGGACCATCAAGACGGTCGATGTGGACTACAACGACCGGGTCAAAGTCGGCCAGATCCTGGCGCGGCTCGATACCACAAAGCTCGAGGCGCAGGCGTTGCAGACAGAGGCGGCGTTGGGATCGGCAAGAGCCAAGGTGCTTCAGGCGCAAGCCAACGTCCGCGAAGCCGAGGCGCAACTCGCGCGATTGGTCCGCGTCCGAGAGTTGAGTCGGGGTAAGGTGCCGTCGCAACAGGAACTCGACGCAGCACAGGCCGCGCTCGATCGGTCGCGAGCCGACGAGGCTGCCGCCAGCGCGGTGGTCTCCCAAAACCAAGCCACGCTGGATGCCAACCGCACGGATCTCTCCAAAGCGGTCATTCGCTCGCCCATCAACGGCGTGGTCTTGAAGCGTTCAGTGGAGCCGGGCCAAACCGTGGCAGCGAGCTTCCAGGCGCCCGTGTTGTTCACCATCGCCGAGGACCTGACGAACATGGAGCTTCAGGTGGACGTGGACGAGGCCGATGTCGGACAGGTGAATGCCGGGCAAGACGCGACGTTCACGGTTGACGCGTATCCGGACCGGACGTTTCCCGCCCGGATCACGAAGGTTCGTTACGGTTCACAGACCGTCGCGGGCGTGGTGACGTACAAGGCGGTGTTGACCGTGGACAACTCGAGCCTGTCCCTGCGCCCGGGGATGACGGCCACCGCGGCCATTACGGTCGAGCGCGTGACGGACGCGATCCTGGTCCCCAATGCGTCGCTGCGGTTCACGCCGCCGACGCCGGAGCCGCGCGAGTCGACCGGCGGAGGCCTCTTGAGCAGGATCCTCCCAAGACCTCTCAGACCGGCGCCCAGCTCTCGCGATGAGATGAGGCCCGGCACTCGGGACCAGCGCGTCTGGATCGTCAGCAACGGGGAGTTGGAGGCCGTTCCCGTAACCACCGGGGCGACTGACGGCGTGATGACTGAAGTGACGGAGGGCCGGGTCGAGCCGGGGATGGCCGTGGTGGTCGATCGGGTCACGGCGAAGCCGTGA
- a CDS encoding fibronectin type III domain-containing protein, with the protein MLATAMILTLFCGGAAWAADAILSWSPNLESDLAGYRVHYGTASRSYTTVIDVGLATTYTVTGLGPGTYYFALTAYNRTGAESGFSSEVSKVIADTVSPVISSVAAGSITSSSATITWTTSEPATSLVEYGTSTAYGLQTTENSVLAGSHQHLLTGLQASTLYHYRVLSRDAAGNVSVSADRTLTTSAPAPADTTPPTISAVAAVTVTSGSATIAWTTNEAATTQVQYGTTTAYGSTTSLNSTLLTTHSQALSGLAASTTYNFRVLSRDAAGNLATSGNFTFRTLAAADTTRPTISSVAATNVTSTGATVTWTTNEAATTQVQYGTTTAYGSTTSLNSTLLTAHSQSLTGLTAATLYHYRVLSRDAADNLATSADFTVTTLPAPDTTPPTISAVAATNVTSSSATITWATNEAATTQVTYGTTTTYGSSTPLNSTLVTAHSQNLSGLAAATVYHFRVVSRDAAGNQAISGDITLTTLAAEPATDSSSSDTTAPIISRINVRATTTSAQIGWRTNEAATSVVEYGTTTAYGSSSAMDATLVQRHRQSLNGLTPTTTYHFRVRSIDAVGKPHDVAGSNLQHVEWQVDDFTAATVPVTYARQTAVQCECVGRSSCAWFAAR; encoded by the coding sequence ATGCTCGCGACCGCGATGATCCTCACGTTGTTCTGCGGCGGCGCGGCCTGGGCCGCGGACGCGATCTTGTCATGGTCTCCGAATTTGGAGAGCGACCTTGCGGGCTACCGCGTGCACTACGGCACGGCATCAAGGTCGTACACGACTGTGATCGACGTCGGGTTGGCGACCACGTATACCGTCACCGGGCTCGGTCCCGGCACGTACTACTTCGCGCTCACCGCCTACAATCGGACCGGCGCTGAAAGCGGGTTCTCCAGCGAGGTCAGCAAAGTCATCGCGGACACGGTTTCGCCCGTGATCTCTTCGGTGGCGGCCGGAAGCATCACCAGCAGCTCGGCCACCATCACCTGGACGACCAGCGAACCTGCGACCTCGCTGGTCGAGTACGGCACCAGTACGGCCTACGGTCTGCAGACGACAGAAAACTCGGTGTTAGCCGGCAGCCACCAGCACCTCTTGACCGGACTGCAAGCCTCGACCCTCTATCACTACCGGGTGTTGAGCCGCGACGCGGCCGGGAATGTTTCCGTGTCGGCCGACCGCACGTTGACCACCAGCGCGCCGGCGCCGGCCGACACTACTCCGCCGACGATCTCCGCGGTGGCGGCCGTGACCGTGACCAGCGGCAGCGCGACCATTGCATGGACCACCAACGAGGCCGCCACCACCCAGGTCCAATACGGCACCACCACGGCGTACGGCTCCACCACGAGCCTCAACAGCACGTTGCTGACCACGCACAGCCAGGCCCTCTCCGGCCTCGCGGCTTCCACCACGTACAACTTCCGCGTCCTGAGCCGCGACGCGGCCGGCAATCTCGCGACCTCCGGCAACTTCACGTTCCGAACCCTTGCGGCGGCCGATACCACGCGGCCCACGATCTCCTCGGTCGCCGCCACCAATGTGACGAGCACCGGGGCCACGGTAACGTGGACCACCAACGAGGCCGCCACCACCCAGGTCCAGTACGGCACCACCACCGCGTACGGCTCGACCACGAGTCTGAATAGCACGCTGCTTACCGCCCACAGCCAGAGCCTGACCGGCTTAACCGCGGCCACCCTCTACCACTATCGCGTACTCAGTCGCGACGCCGCTGACAACCTCGCCACCTCCGCGGATTTCACGGTCACCACGCTGCCCGCACCCGACACCACCCCCCCCACGATCTCCGCGGTCGCGGCCACCAACGTGACCAGCTCAAGCGCCACCATCACCTGGGCCACCAATGAGGCCGCGACTACGCAAGTAACGTACGGGACGACCACGACGTATGGTTCTTCCACTCCGCTAAACAGCACACTGGTCACCGCGCACAGCCAGAACCTCTCCGGACTCGCGGCCGCGACCGTCTATCACTTCCGCGTGGTCAGCCGCGACGCCGCTGGAAACCAGGCCATCTCCGGAGATATCACGCTCACCACGCTCGCTGCGGAGCCCGCGACGGACTCATCCTCCTCCGACACGACGGCCCCGATCATCTCCAGGATCAACGTCCGCGCAACCACAACCAGCGCTCAGATCGGTTGGCGGACCAACGAAGCGGCCACGTCGGTCGTTGAGTACGGGACGACCACGGCCTACGGCTCATCGTCCGCGATGGACGCCACGCTGGTCCAACGCCATCGCCAGTCGTTGAACGGCCTCACGCCGACGACCACGTATCACTTCCGCGTTCGCAGCATCGATGCGGTCGGAAAACCTCATGATGTCGCTGGATCAAACCTTCAGCACGTCGAGTGGCAGGTGGACGACTTCACGGCTGCGACGGTTCCAGTAACGTACGCTCGTCAGACGGCGGTTCAGTGCGAATGCGTAGGCAGGTCGTCGTGCGCGTGGTTCGCGGCGCGATGA
- a CDS encoding SRPBCC family protein, with amino-acid sequence MAANVSITIKAPVTTVWEHLTRPELIKKYFFGTQVETDWKPGSPIYWRGTWEGKTYEDKGKVLEFQPHQRLSYLYWNSFSSQPDLPENYQTITCDLRSEKGNTVLTVRQDCEDSKKEHCEKNWRMVLDGLKKQVDSGRT; translated from the coding sequence ATGGCCGCCAACGTTTCAATCACGATCAAAGCTCCCGTCACAACGGTCTGGGAGCACCTGACTCGACCCGAACTGATCAAGAAGTACTTCTTCGGCACCCAGGTTGAGACCGATTGGAAACCGGGGAGTCCGATCTATTGGCGGGGAACGTGGGAAGGAAAGACTTACGAGGACAAAGGGAAGGTCCTTGAGTTCCAGCCGCATCAGCGCCTCTCGTACCTCTACTGGAACAGCTTCTCCAGCCAACCTGATCTCCCCGAGAACTACCAGACCATCACCTGCGATCTTCGCTCCGAAAAAGGAAACACGGTCCTGACTGTCAGGCAGGATTGCGAGGATTCAAAGAAGGAGCACTGCGAGAAGAATTGGAGGATGGTGCTGGATGGTTTGAAAAAGCAGGTTGACTCGGGGCGGACCTAG
- a CDS encoding ABC transporter permease: protein MKALNRKLLRDLWHTRSQVLTIAFVVAGGMGAFIASFSTYDSLQWSRHIYYEASRFGEVFAGLKRAPAPVEARIGELPGVAEMETTVVFDVTLDLPGVDEPVIGRMIGLADGGQPRMNRLALRHGRFIEPGQHREVLVSEGFAAARNLGPGDRLAAILNGSREELQIVGVVLSPEYVFATRGSSLPDDRSFGVLWIDRERLASAFDMEGAFNYAVARLAPGASEPAVIAGLDRVLEPYGAFGAYGRDEQLSNRILSQEISQQQVWGTFLPAIFMAVAAFLVNVVLSRHVATQRESIAALKALGYSDVRIGVHYLAFVSVIVLIGVALGIGVGWWLGRGMTGLYTDFFHFPRLIFRVQPWVPLLGAAISFVAAVGGALNAVRLVAALAPAEAMRPPSPAQYRRMLLERIGMERWLSPAARMVIRTLERRPFRAAFTSFGIACSVAIIVSGTFWRDVVEYMIDVQFNAVEREDASVVLTDPREARVRHEVERLPGVSQVEAVREVPVRLRAGHRTYRTGIIGLSDGARLRRLLDDNLAEVPLPSEGLLLTDRLAERLGLESGDVVSVESLEGARLKSEVVVADVVADVFGMLGYMEINALNRLMGEGPSVTSIAVAVDRESANELYGRLKERPRVATVSVKASALQTFEETSARNIIFFTGVITIFAAAIAIGVVYNSARIALAERAWELASLRVLGFTRREVSLFLLGELAIELIVAVPLGLALGYVLAATLIELMHDETFAMPLIITPRTYAFAALAILIAGIASALVVRMRVDRLDLVAVLKTRE, encoded by the coding sequence GTGAAGGCCCTCAACAGGAAACTCCTGCGCGATTTATGGCACACCAGGAGCCAGGTGCTCACGATCGCGTTCGTGGTGGCCGGCGGGATGGGTGCGTTCATCGCCTCCTTCAGCACGTATGATTCGCTGCAGTGGTCCCGCCATATCTATTACGAGGCCTCGCGGTTCGGCGAGGTGTTCGCGGGGCTCAAGCGGGCGCCCGCGCCGGTTGAGGCCAGGATCGGCGAACTGCCCGGCGTGGCCGAGATGGAAACCACCGTGGTCTTCGACGTCACGCTGGATCTTCCCGGCGTGGACGAGCCGGTCATCGGGCGGATGATCGGCCTGGCGGACGGCGGGCAGCCTCGCATGAACCGGCTGGCGCTTCGACACGGTCGCTTCATCGAGCCGGGTCAGCACCGCGAGGTGCTGGTATCCGAGGGATTCGCCGCGGCCCGCAACCTCGGCCCGGGTGATCGCCTGGCGGCGATCCTCAACGGCAGCCGCGAAGAGCTGCAGATCGTCGGCGTGGTGCTGTCACCCGAATACGTGTTCGCGACCCGCGGCAGCTCGCTGCCCGACGACCGCTCGTTCGGGGTGTTGTGGATCGATCGCGAGCGGCTGGCCTCGGCGTTCGACATGGAGGGTGCGTTCAACTACGCGGTGGCGCGCTTGGCGCCGGGTGCCAGCGAGCCCGCGGTCATCGCCGGCCTCGATCGGGTGCTCGAACCCTACGGCGCGTTCGGCGCCTACGGCCGCGACGAGCAGCTCTCCAACCGCATCCTGAGCCAGGAGATCAGTCAGCAGCAGGTGTGGGGCACGTTTCTCCCGGCGATCTTCATGGCCGTGGCCGCGTTCCTGGTCAACGTGGTGCTGAGCCGCCACGTGGCCACCCAGCGCGAGTCGATCGCCGCGTTGAAGGCGCTGGGGTACTCCGACGTCAGGATCGGCGTCCACTACCTCGCGTTCGTCTCGGTGATCGTGCTGATCGGCGTGGCGCTCGGGATCGGGGTCGGCTGGTGGCTGGGCCGCGGGATGACCGGGCTGTACACCGACTTCTTCCATTTCCCGCGGCTAATTTTTCGCGTTCAACCGTGGGTCCCGCTGCTCGGCGCGGCCATCAGCTTTGTCGCCGCGGTGGGGGGCGCGCTCAACGCGGTCCGGCTGGTGGCTGCGCTGGCCCCGGCCGAAGCCATGCGGCCGCCGTCTCCCGCGCAATACCGCCGGATGTTGCTTGAACGGATCGGGATGGAGCGCTGGCTCTCTCCGGCGGCGCGGATGGTGATCCGCACGCTGGAGCGCCGGCCGTTTCGCGCCGCGTTCACCTCGTTCGGCATCGCCTGTTCCGTGGCGATCATCGTCTCCGGGACGTTCTGGCGGGACGTGGTCGAGTATATGATCGACGTCCAGTTCAACGCCGTGGAGCGCGAGGACGCGAGCGTAGTGCTGACCGATCCCCGGGAGGCGCGGGTTCGCCACGAGGTCGAGCGGCTCCCCGGGGTCTCCCAGGTGGAGGCCGTGCGGGAAGTGCCGGTGCGGCTGCGCGCCGGCCACCGGACGTATCGTACCGGGATCATCGGGCTCTCTGACGGCGCGCGGTTGCGGCGCTTGCTCGACGACAACCTGGCCGAGGTGCCGCTGCCGAGCGAAGGGCTGTTGCTCACGGATCGTCTGGCGGAGCGTCTGGGCCTCGAATCGGGCGACGTCGTGTCGGTCGAATCATTGGAAGGCGCCAGACTCAAGAGCGAGGTGGTCGTGGCCGACGTCGTGGCCGATGTGTTCGGCATGTTGGGGTACATGGAGATCAACGCGTTGAATCGCCTGATGGGCGAGGGGCCGTCGGTGACGTCGATCGCCGTGGCGGTGGACCGGGAGTCGGCGAACGAGCTCTACGGACGGCTCAAGGAGCGACCGCGGGTCGCCACCGTGAGCGTGAAGGCGTCCGCGCTCCAGACCTTCGAGGAGACCTCGGCGCGCAACATCATCTTCTTCACGGGCGTGATCACGATTTTTGCGGCGGCAATCGCGATCGGAGTGGTGTATAACAGCGCACGGATCGCGCTCGCCGAGCGCGCGTGGGAGTTGGCGAGCCTGCGCGTCCTGGGATTCACGCGGCGCGAAGTGTCGCTGTTCCTCCTCGGGGAACTGGCGATCGAACTGATCGTGGCGGTTCCGTTGGGCTTGGCGCTCGGCTACGTATTGGCCGCGACGTTGATCGAACTGATGCACGACGAGACGTTTGCCATGCCGCTGATCATCACGCCGCGGACCTACGCGTTCGCGGCGCTCGCGATTCTGATCGCCGGGATCGCGAGCGCGTTGGTCGTGCGGATGCGGGTGGACCGGCTCGACCTGGTGGCGGTGCTGAAAACGAGGGAGTGA
- a CDS encoding ABC transporter permease, producing MVWNALHLALREVRRNVLRSLLTMLGIVIGVAAVIVMVTIGGGATVQVTEQIASLGTNLLIVTPGMRVMGPGGTSGAAPFRVADAEAIGRDVPSIAAVAPVSTRSMTAIFGNQNWSTRVSGTTNEYLKAGNWAIEAGREFSASELRAGTAVCIVGATVRTRLFGAQDPMGSTIRLEKLACQVIGLLGTKGQTAFGMDQDDVVLIPLRTFQRRITGNEDVAMLQVSFQQGVSAEKVERDIGRLMRERRHLSATQEDDFSVRDLSEITKMLTGTTRMLTALLSAVAAVSLLVGGIGIMNIMLVSVTERTREIGIRLAIGALEREVLLQFLVEAMVLSSLGGLIGVIVALVASMQLSKVLMVPFVFTPGIIILACVFSAAVGMVFGYFPAQRAARLNPIDALRHE from the coding sequence ATGGTGTGGAACGCGTTGCATCTGGCGCTCCGGGAGGTCCGCCGCAACGTGCTGCGTTCCCTTTTAACCATGCTCGGCATCGTCATCGGAGTGGCCGCCGTCATTGTCATGGTGACCATCGGTGGCGGGGCGACGGTTCAGGTCACGGAGCAGATCGCGAGTCTCGGCACCAACCTCTTGATCGTCACCCCGGGCATGCGGGTCATGGGTCCCGGTGGAACCTCGGGCGCCGCGCCATTCCGGGTGGCCGATGCCGAGGCGATCGGCCGGGATGTCCCGTCCATTGCGGCCGTTGCCCCTGTCTCCACGCGGTCCATGACCGCGATTTTCGGCAACCAGAACTGGTCCACCCGGGTGAGCGGGACGACCAACGAATATCTCAAGGCGGGGAACTGGGCGATCGAGGCCGGACGTGAGTTCAGTGCCAGCGAACTCCGCGCCGGCACGGCGGTCTGCATTGTGGGAGCGACCGTGCGCACCCGGCTCTTCGGCGCACAGGACCCCATGGGCAGCACGATACGCCTCGAAAAGCTTGCGTGTCAGGTGATCGGTCTCTTGGGGACCAAAGGCCAAACCGCGTTCGGGATGGATCAGGACGACGTGGTGCTCATCCCGTTACGGACCTTCCAGCGGCGCATTACCGGTAACGAGGACGTCGCGATGCTACAAGTCTCGTTTCAACAAGGCGTATCGGCGGAGAAGGTTGAACGGGACATCGGGCGACTGATGCGCGAGCGGCGCCATCTTTCCGCGACACAGGAGGATGACTTCAGCGTGAGGGACTTGAGCGAGATCACCAAGATGTTGACCGGGACCACGCGGATGCTGACGGCTCTCCTCAGCGCCGTTGCCGCCGTCAGCTTACTGGTCGGCGGCATCGGCATCATGAACATCATGTTGGTCTCGGTCACCGAACGGACGCGGGAGATCGGTATCCGTCTGGCCATCGGCGCCCTGGAGCGCGAGGTGCTCCTGCAATTCCTGGTCGAGGCCATGGTGTTGTCTTCGTTGGGAGGACTCATCGGCGTCATCGTGGCTCTCGTGGCGTCGATGCAGCTGAGCAAGGTGCTCATGGTGCCGTTCGTCTTCACCCCAGGGATCATCATCCTCGCCTGCGTATTTTCCGCTGCGGTTGGCATGGTCTTCGGGTACTTTCCGGCGCAACGGGCCGCGCGCCTGAACCCCATCGACGCGCTGCGCCACGAATGA
- a CDS encoding ABC transporter ATP-binding protein, giving the protein MNAAPTVVFAARALTKVYRMGEVEVHALRGVDLDIYQGEFVVLLGPSGSGKSTLLNILGGLDTPTSGEVRWRDHDLTRADERAMTTYRRQHVGFVFQFYNLISSLTVRENVALVTDIADRPMKPDEALQWVGLEERLNHFPSQLSGGEQQRVAIARAIAKGPEVLLCDEPTGALDYQTGKVVLEAIARINRELGTTAVVITHNVAIAGMADRVMHLADGRISATEKNPRKLTPSELSW; this is encoded by the coding sequence ATGAACGCGGCGCCAACGGTCGTCTTTGCCGCGCGGGCGCTCACCAAAGTGTATCGCATGGGTGAGGTCGAAGTGCACGCGCTGCGCGGGGTGGATCTCGACATCTACCAGGGCGAGTTCGTCGTGCTGTTGGGGCCTTCCGGCAGCGGCAAATCCACCCTGCTCAATATCCTCGGCGGCCTGGATACCCCCACCAGCGGGGAGGTGCGGTGGCGCGACCACGACCTGACCAGGGCGGACGAGCGCGCGATGACGACCTATCGCCGGCAGCACGTGGGGTTCGTGTTCCAGTTTTACAACCTGATTTCGAGCCTGACGGTCCGCGAAAACGTCGCCTTGGTCACGGATATCGCGGATCGTCCCATGAAACCGGACGAGGCGTTGCAATGGGTCGGGCTGGAGGAACGGCTCAACCATTTCCCCTCCCAGCTCTCGGGAGGCGAGCAGCAACGCGTGGCCATAGCCAGGGCCATTGCCAAAGGCCCGGAGGTGCTGCTCTGTGACGAGCCCACCGGCGCCTTGGACTACCAGACCGGGAAGGTGGTGTTGGAAGCCATCGCGCGCATCAACCGCGAGTTGGGAACCACCGCGGTGGTGATCACGCACAATGTGGCAATCGCCGGCATGGCGGACCGGGTGATGCATCTGGCCGACGGCCGCATCTCGGCCACGGAGAAAAATCCCCGCAAGCTCACGCCGTCGGAGTTGAGCTGGTGA
- a CDS encoding efflux RND transporter periplasmic adaptor subunit has protein sequence MAKPVARIVGGVGLLAILVLLAVSFLPQPVPVDVAPVTQGRFEQTVDEDGKTRVRERYVVSAPLAGRVLRIQLKEGDAIARGGLLAVMLPAAPALLDVRTEQELKERLAAAEDESRRTKAVVERASAALKQARIDFNRSRELARERLVPPAQLERDELNVTLRRKDLEAAEFEDRVAGHQVEVARAALLQVRKGIDPGAAPDRLEIRSPVAGRVLRVLQESESVVALGTPLLEIADPSDLEVVVDVLTTDAVQITPGIPVRIERYGGGQPLDGRVRLIEPSAFTKISALGVEEQRVNVVIDLASASEQWRTLGDGYRVEARIIVHEEQDAVKVPAGALFREGERWTVFVLDGGKAKKRVVEVGRRNGVEATVAKGLEVAELVVVYPSDAVKDGVKVRRRSGEG, from the coding sequence ATGGCGAAACCCGTGGCGCGCATCGTGGGTGGCGTCGGTCTGCTGGCGATTCTGGTGCTGCTGGCGGTCAGTTTTCTGCCGCAGCCGGTCCCGGTCGACGTGGCGCCGGTGACGCAAGGACGGTTCGAGCAGACCGTGGACGAAGACGGCAAGACCCGGGTGCGCGAGCGCTACGTGGTCTCCGCGCCCTTGGCGGGCCGGGTGCTGCGCATCCAGCTCAAAGAAGGGGACGCGATCGCCCGCGGCGGGCTGTTGGCCGTGATGCTGCCTGCGGCTCCCGCGTTGCTGGACGTGCGCACCGAACAGGAGCTGAAAGAACGGCTGGCCGCGGCCGAAGACGAGTCGCGGAGGACCAAGGCCGTGGTCGAGCGCGCCTCCGCGGCCCTGAAGCAGGCTAGGATCGATTTCAATCGGAGCCGGGAACTCGCCAGGGAACGCTTGGTTCCTCCGGCTCAGCTCGAGCGGGACGAGCTCAACGTCACGCTGCGGAGAAAGGACCTCGAAGCCGCGGAGTTCGAGGACCGCGTGGCCGGGCACCAAGTAGAGGTGGCGCGCGCGGCGCTGCTTCAAGTCCGCAAGGGCATCGACCCCGGAGCCGCGCCGGATCGGCTGGAGATTCGTTCGCCGGTGGCCGGACGCGTCCTGCGCGTGCTGCAGGAAAGCGAGTCCGTGGTGGCGCTGGGCACGCCGCTGCTGGAGATCGCGGACCCGTCCGACCTGGAAGTCGTGGTCGACGTGCTCACCACCGACGCGGTGCAGATCACGCCCGGCATACCGGTTCGCATCGAACGCTACGGCGGCGGCCAGCCGCTCGACGGCCGCGTGCGGTTGATCGAGCCCTCCGCGTTCACCAAAATTTCGGCGTTGGGCGTGGAGGAACAGCGCGTGAACGTGGTGATCGATCTGGCTTCCGCATCCGAGCAATGGAGGACGCTTGGGGATGGATACCGCGTCGAGGCGCGGATCATCGTCCACGAAGAGCAGGACGCGGTGAAGGTTCCTGCGGGCGCGTTGTTTCGCGAGGGCGAGCGCTGGACCGTGTTCGTGCTCGACGGCGGCAAAGCCAAGAAACGCGTGGTGGAGGTGGGGCGCCGCAACGGGGTGGAAGCGACCGTGGCAAAGGGGCTGGAAGTGGCGGAGCTGGTGGTTGTGTACCCCAGCGACGCGGTCAAGGACGGGGTGAAGGTCCGGCGACGATCAGGAGAAGGTTGA
- a CDS encoding cation diffusion facilitator family transporter yields MGPGHGHTHGAADSALLTSRRGIWAVKWSIAGLGATALVQAVVVALTGSAALLADTIHNIGDAATALPLWAAFRLGTRPPTKRFTYGYGRFEDLAGVAVVVVILASAVTAGYTSFQRLVRPEPVAYLWAVAAAAIIGFVGNEAVALFRIRIGKEIGSAALVADGYHARIDGLTSLAVLVGAVGVWLGYPWADPVIGLLITAAILKIVWDSGKSVVVRLLDGVDSDVMDEIRHTVGHIEGVHDVTEVRVRWLGHRMHAEVNVAVDPDLSVTKGHDIAVHVQHDLLHDLRYLASATIHIDPWDTSGEHHHRAANHAHDDLPTHSH; encoded by the coding sequence ATGGGTCCGGGCCACGGCCACACGCACGGCGCCGCGGACTCCGCGCTGCTGACATCTCGACGCGGCATCTGGGCCGTCAAGTGGTCGATCGCCGGATTGGGCGCGACCGCGCTGGTTCAGGCCGTGGTGGTGGCGCTCACGGGAAGCGCGGCGCTGCTCGCGGATACGATCCACAACATCGGGGACGCGGCCACTGCGCTGCCCTTATGGGCCGCGTTCCGCCTGGGGACGCGGCCGCCCACCAAACGGTTCACGTACGGCTACGGACGCTTCGAGGATCTGGCCGGCGTCGCCGTCGTGGTCGTGATTCTCGCCAGCGCCGTGACCGCGGGCTACACCTCGTTCCAACGTCTGGTGCGTCCCGAACCCGTCGCGTATCTCTGGGCCGTGGCCGCGGCCGCGATCATCGGCTTTGTGGGCAACGAGGCGGTGGCCCTGTTCCGGATCAGGATCGGCAAGGAGATCGGCAGCGCCGCGCTGGTCGCGGACGGGTACCACGCCCGCATCGACGGATTGACCAGCCTGGCGGTGCTCGTGGGCGCGGTCGGGGTGTGGCTGGGTTATCCCTGGGCCGACCCGGTGATCGGCTTGCTGATCACGGCGGCAATCCTGAAAATCGTGTGGGACTCGGGCAAGTCCGTGGTGGTTCGTCTACTCGACGGCGTGGATTCCGACGTCATGGATGAGATTCGACACACCGTCGGCCACATCGAAGGAGTCCATGACGTCACGGAAGTTCGCGTGCGCTGGTTGGGCCATCGCATGCATGCCGAGGTGAACGTCGCGGTGGACCCGGATCTTTCAGTCACCAAGGGCCACGACATCGCGGTCCACGTCCAACACGATCTGCTGCACGATCTACGCTACCTGGCCAGCGCCACCATCCACATCGACCCTTGGGATACCTCAGGCGAGCACCATCATCGCGCCGCGAACCACGCGCACGACGACCTGCCTACGCATTCGCACTGA